The Salinivibrio kushneri genomic interval AGGTAAGCGCATGATAAAACAAGTCGGTCAAACGCCCATCCAACCCGAACATTTGGCGCGCTGCCACTGCGGAGCGGTTGTGTTAGCCCTTACGTTACCCAATGGCATTGAAAAACCCAGACGTTGCGATTGCTCGATGTGTCGACGCCGCGGCGCCATTGTTGGCTCAGTCAAGCTTGCACAATTGCGTGTCGTTGCTGGCAGTGAACAACTCAGTGTCTATTCCTTTAATACCCACACGGCTAAGCACTACTTCTGCTCACGCTGTGGCATTTACACCCATCACCAACGTCGCTCCAATCCGAGTGAGTTTGGGTTCAATATTGCCTGCTTAGATGGCGTCAATCCGTTTGAGTTGGAGAATATTCCCGTGATGGATGGGGTTCATCATCCAGCAGATCGTTAACATGTCGCGTACATCGTTTTGAGGAGCGGTTATGACGAAATTAGCATTTGTGTCGGGAGGGTCGAAAGGAATCGGTTTAGGCTGTGTTATGCGGCTAGTTGAGGCAGGTTATAAAGTGATCACGTGCTCGCGCAACAAAGACGTGTGGCAGGCCGCTGTTACTGAATACCCTGCACTTAAAGCTGTTGATTATCAACAAGCTAATTTAGCCGATCAGGCTTCGCTAGAGCAGCTTTTCCGCTATATCCGCGAGCAATATAGCCAATTAGATATTGCAATCAATAATGCCTCACCGGCGTTAGGATCGGGTGGTCTTTATCATCAAGTTGATATGTTTGCGTTGAAAGAAACGTTAAATAATGACTTCTGGGGGCACGCCCAATGCTTGCAGTATCAAATTAAGTTAATGGAGACAGGTGGTGCCATTGTCAATGTCAGCTCAATCAATGGTTTGCGACCAACGCCAAATGCAGCGATGTACAGTGCGGCAAAGCATGCCCTAGAAGGGCTAACACAATCCGTCGCGCTAGAGGCAATCAGAAATAATATCCGTATTAACGCTGTGGCGCCGGGGGTAACGTGGACACCAAGATGGGACGAGCGACAGACTCATCAACCGACCATAAAACTCGATGTTGAAGAGCAAGTGCCTGCCAAGCGGTTTGCACGCGTGGAGGAGGTTGTTGATGCCATTGAATTTTTGCTCTCGGATAAAGCCAGTTATATCGTCGGCCATACGCTCGTCGTTGATGGTGGCCTCTCTTTGGCATAAGCCACCATCTAGGGTTAAGCGAATAACCACTAGACATGTTCTGGCACTAAAAGAAAATCTGACAGGCTTTTGGTCGCGGCGTATTGATGATACCAATCGGCTGGTTTACGCCGTGGATGACACGTCTATTACGATCCTGTCTTGCCGATATCACTATTAGTTACCTAGCGCCTGCGGTGTACAATGGCACAATGGTTGAGGCGTCATGCTCACCACCCTCAATAAAAGTCACGCCTACAACGCCTCTGGATAGTGCGTTTTCAGTAACTCTTCGACCACCGCCAGGTTCTGTCCGAGTTTTCTCAGTGCCAGCAGGCGCGTTTTGCTAAATTTGGCATCTTTAGGCACCAAGCGCATGATGTAGGCGGCGCGTTTTCCTTGGTAGACGTCCTCTGATTTATGGAAAAAAGCGTTACAAAAAAGCAGCGCATCACCTGCATCCAACGCAGGGGTCACTTTGCCCTTCTCCATATAGTCATACTCTTGCTGGGTGATTTGAAATGGCGGGTGCTCGGGCACCGACGGGTCGGCAATGCGCACCAGTGAGTGCAATTGATTGGCTTCGCGGATTAGCGATAGGCGCACCGCGCCTTCTTCCATCACGATAGATAACTGACCTGAGCCAGCTTCTTTCACTGGCGTCAGCGGGATCCATACCGTGAGCATATCTTCCGGCCGCTCCATAAAGCCAATTGAGTCAAAATCAGTATGGAAAGGAAAGCCTTGATCCTCAGGCGTTTTCTCCAAATATAAGTCGGCCAAAATGCGATAGTCTGGCAGCAGTGCCTCAATAGTGTCAGCGATGTTGAGATCTGGGTCGCGGAAGACCATGGGTCCATAGATCGCCTTTGTGTAGATGTCGGCATACCAAGTTTGCCCATTGGGCATGGCGTCGAGTTTGGCAGCAAGAGCCGTTTGTGTCTCTGGGCTCAGTACGCCACGGACGACTTTGCCGTGATGAGGAGAGAGGTTGTCGAGAAAGTCCGGGCGAGCTGGCATAGAAGCTCCTTGAGGGGGATATAAAACCTAGAGTGTTACCTGTAGTTTAGCAAATCACCGTCGTCACTGAATAACGGCTGTGGGTGAGGTCAGTGTACTGACCGAAAAAGCCCCTGCAAGATTAAGCGTAACTGACCACCCGATTGCGCCCAGAGAGTTTGGCGTTATATAAAGCGTCATCGGCATGCTGGTAGAGGTACTTAGCATCGAGCATGGCGGCGTCGAACTCCGCACAGCCAATTGACACGGACACGCGGATAGCGGGGGAATAGTCGAGAATCGAGTGGTGATCATAAATTGCTTCGCATAGCTGAGAGCCGTAGTGTTGCGCCGCTTGTTGGTCGGTATTAGGCAACAGACAAGCGAACTCTTCCCCACCAATACGATAAATGTTGCTATGCAGAGGAAGGTGCGCTTCGAGCAAAGACGCGAAAGCTTCGAGGACTTGGTCGCCAACGATATGGCCGTAATTATCGTTGATGCGTTTAAAATGGTCGATATCAATAATAAGCAGGGATAGGGGTTGATGTCGGTAACGGGCTTTGTCGCCAAAGCGAGCAAGGTCGCTGGCAAACTGACGACGATTGTATAGTTGTGTGAGCGGATCGGTCGCGGCTTGGCGCATTAATGCTTGTTCTTCCGCCTTTCGCTGACTGATATCCCACATTACACCGGCGACCACACCTTGAGGCTTATTTTTGGGATCGTGATTGGTAGTGATTTCTACCCACGTATATTCGCCATTGTCGCGTTGAACCTGCAAGTCCATTTTTAGCTCGTTGCCAGCGGGAGATAAAAAGTGGCGCACCCGTGAGAAAAACGCTCGACGATACCGAGGATGAATGCGGCGCAGCCAGTGCCGGCTGGTGTAAGTGCGAGAGTCACGAATGCTGCTAATGCTACTGTCGCCGATGATCTCTGACGAGCACCAGCAGATACCGCGTTGTACATCCACTTGCCAAGTGCTGCAGTGGGTATTGTCTTTAATGATGTCTATTTGGCGTTGTTTAGAAAACAGCTCGTTTTTTAGCACAGTGCTAGCGATCAGATGTCCCGTCGCGCGCAGCAAAGTCACATCGCTTTCTGACCACTGTTGTTCTCGCTCGCAATCATCAAACCCCAGCGTTCCCCACCATTTATTATCGACAATGATGGGGATGGTTAACATCGATAAAATGCGCTGTTGTGTTAAGTAGCGTTTGAGCCAAGACGAGGGTAACTGATCAGTAATGACCGCTTGGTATTCGCCCCGCTGTCGGCTTTCTATCAGCTCACGGTATTCGGGGTGCGCGAGGCTAGATCTGAAATGATTAAAATGAGGGAGGCGAATTTGCGCGTACTTTTTCTCGTTTGCCCATTCGAAGACATAATCCTGCAAAATATCGGTATTGCTGATCCCCAATACTTGAAACACCCACACACGACTGACTTGCGTCACCGCGCCAATTTCCGCGAGCAAGTGATTAATATTGGCAAGTCTGTCATCCCCACTGACCAGCATGTCTGCACCGCGTAGCACGGCCGATAGCAGATCGACGTTTAGCTCAGAGAGCTGGTGTCTATCAAGTTCAGGTTGGATCCCGGTTAGGATGGTCATGCCGATAGTCCATTATCTACAAAGTCACCACTGTCTTGAGCGTAGCAGGCGTGTGTATAAATAGTTAACACGGAACGTATTAAGTGTTCAGTGTTGTGGGTCACGTTTGCGTTTAGTCGTGCTCGCCCTGTTAGTAAAAATAGACATAATAATCGCCACAGTGGAATGAGTGCTACGCCAGTGTGAGTGAATAATGCTGTTTTGTGATCACAGACACCCGCAAAAACTATGCTAGTCTTGACAGAACCGCCCCGTATAGTGTGAGAAAATGATAAATAGACCTGCCCAAAGGGTAGATTTGGTGATTGGGTTAGCCTATGATTATTCAATCCACGCTAGGGTTAGGGCGCGGTCAGGCTTAGATATTGCGGGAAATTAAAAGTGGTTATTGTTGTGAGGCAAGTAATAACGTTTGCGAAAAAACGATACTTAGATCACGGAATGAAAAATAACTAAATACTGTCGTATTATAATACAATACTTAAATTATTGGTAAAAAGATTGAACTGATGCTGGAAAATGTTTCAATTAACAAGAAATTACCTGCGGTGATGATTTTTTTTGCATTGATATCAATGATCGTGGCCGGCGTTGTTTCTTATATAAACATTAAAGTTAATGTTGAAGATATTATAAAAAATAACATGCTTTCTCTTTTGCAGTCGAGAAAGTCTAGCCTGACTAATTATTTTTCCTCTCTAGAGGATGAAGTGTTGTTTCATGGTCAGAGTCCTTTAGTAAGAGAAGCACTAGAAAAATTTTCACAGTCTTTTGATAGCATACCAAATGATAGGGAAGAATATCTAAAGAAAGTCTACATAAGGAATAACCCATTCTCATCAGGGCAGAGAGACCACTTCCTTTCACCAGACGATGGTAGTGTTTATAGCGAAAAACACCAGCATTACCATCCTATCTTTTTAAACCTTGTTCGTTCAAACACCTACTATGACATGTTTTTAGTTGATACGGATGGTCATTTGGTGTACACGGTACAAAAAGATGAAGACTATGCAACAAATCTAATCCATGGCCCATGGAAAGACTCCTCTCTTTCAAAGCTTTTTAGTAAAATAAATGATGAAAGAAAGCCTGGTGAAATATACTATTCAGATATTGATTTTTATGAGCCCAGTAATAACATACCCTCGAGTTTCATAGGGATCCCTGTTTTTGATGGCAGTGTTAATTATATGGGCGCGTTAATCTTTCAGCTTCCTATTGAACCTATAAATAAAATTATGCAAGTGACGGCGGGAATGGGAGCCACTGGCGAAACCTATTTAGTCGGCTCTGATTTGTTAATGCGAAGTAACTCCAGATTTTTAGATCACAATAATATACTGAAGACTAGAGTGGACACTGTGCCATCAAGAGATGGTCTACAAGGTTCATCAGGAACAGGGTTATTTACCGATTACCGAGGGCGACGTGTGTACTCCGCTTATGCATCTATCTCTTTCAAAGGCATTAAGTGGGTGATGATTGCCGAGGTCGATCAAGATGAGGTATTCCAGCCTGTATCGGAAATGAGTCAAATATTCCTGTTTACTAATCTTATCGTTTTTGTATTTGTTGTTTTTTCAGGGTATTTATTAGGTGTTAGTATTTCAAACCCGATAAGGACAATGACAAGTACAATGCTACGGCTAGCAAAAAATGACCTCTCGACTAACGTTTATATTAGTCAGCGTGAGGATGAGGTTGGCCAAATGGCGAAAGCACTTGTTGTATTTAAGAATAATGCTGAGAAGCGAGAAGAGTTAAAGTCTCAGTTAGAACATTTGGCTAACCATGATAACTTGACAGGAATGGCCACTCGTGATTTCGCGATGAAAAAATTGGAGATTATAACTCAAGCATCAAAAGAAAAAGGTAATTATGTTGCTGTCGTTTTTGTTGATCTAGATAACTTTAAAAAAGTGAATGATAGCTTTGGGCATCAGACAGGGGATCGGCTTTTGTGCGACATAGCTAAGACGTTAACGGAGTCAGTCAGACAAACTGATGTTGTGGCGAGAGTTGGTGGAGATGAGTTCTTGCTTTTATTAGCCAACATGCCTGATTACAATGCTATTAAACTACTAGTCGACGAAGTGATGTCATCAGTAAAAACGATGCTGTCTCACACTGACAAATCCAGCTTTGTATCGTTAAGCGTTGGTGTTTCTGTCTTTCCAAATGATGATAAAAGTATAAACGGGCTGGTGGCGAAATCTGACAAAGCGATGTATCGAGCTAAAAGCAATGGAAAAAATCACTACTGTTTTTGGAATGAGCAAGATGATATCGATGAATAGGACTAAAATATCGTCTATGTACATATTATGGAGGATACGCTGATCCCTTTTTTTTGATATTCAAAGGCATTGTTCTTAAAAAGATTGGTTGGCAATCACGTCATAGTGGAACGTAGCCTTAGGGTTACGTTCGCCGATATAAATATTCCATTGCCATCAAGTCCTCCTCTGCCCTAAGAGGGAAGCTATTAATATAGGTATAAAGCGCTGCTACTGCTCGCGTTGTTATTCTGTTGGTCTCTATTGATTCCAGGGCGAGATCGCGAACGTTTTTTGACCAAAACAGGATCGGTTTGACGATCACCTCTGGCTGTGATCATATAGGCCGATTCTAAAATAGTTCGGGATAGATACCGTGGATATCGATACATTTAAAGACTACTTCAGCGCCGTTGATGATAACCGCCAGAGTGCCAAGATAACCTACCCGCTTTTCGACCTGCTCTTTGCTTCATTGTCCGCGGTGATTGCGGGGTCGAAAGGATGGTACGGGATTCGAGAATACATCCTAGGGCACCATGAGTGGTTTAAGCGTAACGGTATGTTTAAAGACGGTATTCCTGCCGACGATACCATCGCTCGTGCCATCTCTTCGATTGAATGAAAGCTGTCCATCAAATGACGGATGGTCAGGTGGTCGCGTCGATGGTAAAACGCTGAAAGGCTCTTACAACCGTGAAGATAGAAGCAGTACGATCCACATGGTCAGTGCGTATGCTAGTGAAAATCATCTGGTGCTTGGCCAGCTTAAGACAGAAGAAAAAAGCAATGAAATCAGTGCGATTCCCGAGTTAATTCGCCTACTCGATTTACGCGGTGCGCTGGTCACCATCGATGCCATGGCCTGCCAAACGACGATTACCAAGACGATTCTTGAGCAGGGTGGCGATTACTTATTAGCGGTGAAACAAAACCAGGGCAAGTTAGCGAACGCGATCACTGCGGCATTCAGTGAGCAACGTCGAACCTTCAATGACGATGTCGAGTTTGAATATGGTCACGGTCGTATTGAATCACGTCAGTGTTATGTGCTTGATAAAGCGTGTTTATCAGGCGACTTTACCCGTTGGCCATCACTACAAAGCCTTATCATGGTTGAGTCTCTGCGTGTTGAAAAAGGGCGTCCGATGTCGCTGGAGTATCGTTACTATATCAGCTCAAAATCACTGACTGCCGATGAGGCAAGCCGTGCTATCCGCTCGCATTGGGGCATTGAAGCCATGCACTGGGTATTGGATGTCAACATGGGTGAAGACGCCTGTCAAATTTATAAAGACAATGGGGCCGCGAACTTTGCCTGTCTGCGACACATGGCCTCAAACATGGTGCGGGCTGAGCCGACCAAGATCAGCTTGGTGGCCAAACAGAAGCGCTGTCTCATGAATCCCAGCTTCTTAGAGAAAGTTTTAGCCGCAGGCATACCGACGATGGTTGAAAAGTGAACACTCATGCGCTCGCCCTGCTATTGATTCCGGAAGACTTGCTGTCTGCTCTACGAGAGCCAATCTCTAATACGTCTCCATTGGCGGATTAGAGAAGCAACAAATACGAATAAATCACTTGCCTCAGTATTGGGTGGCTTGATGTAAGATTGTCGTACCTAGGTGATTCCATCTCGCTCAAACAGATAGACCGCGCCGCTATCCAAGGCTGGCACTGCAACACGCATCATGGCAAACGAGTCAGAGGCTTTACGTTTACCGATGGCGCTATAGAAACAGCGCTGACGGTTAAAGGTATTTTCAAGCTTCCTTTTCGCGCCTTGCAAGGCTTTCTCGACTCGATATTTGGTCGGATGGACGTACTGCTAAAATCGCTGTCATCCAGTTGTATCAGCAAACAGGAGAAGACGGTTGAGGTTAACCACTGTCTTGAGCGTAGCAAGCATATGTATAAATAGTTAACACGGAACGTATTAAGTCAGTGTTGTGGGTCACGTTTGCGTTTAGTCGTGCTCGCCCTGTTAGTAAAAATAGACATAATAATCGCCACAGTGGAATGAACCTTGTGACAGTGTGACTGGCTCACACACCTTGATATGGAAATAAGCATGAGAAAGTCAGTGGTAATAAAACAAACCCCAACCCGTTTATGTGTGAATGATGACTGTTACGCGATGCACAATATTGTTGATGCCAGCGTTGAAGAACTCACGTGGAAAGATCACCTGCTGAGGATGTTAGGGCTAGGAATACTAAGCGCGAGCTTTTTATTTTTTATGTTGGTCGGTGAGCTGCCTTACGCGGAGTACTTACCTGCCGTGGGCTTTGTTGCAGGTGCGTTGTTAGCTTTGCTGACTAGCGCAAAATACGTGCTACGCATTGAATATAGCCACCAGGATGACACGGGCGTGCAGTGGCTGACCATCGCCAAAAGTGGGAAGAAAACAGATAAATTGCTTTTTGATCAGCACGTCGCGCAATTAAAGCGGCTGTTAACCTCATAGCCACACCGGTGGTGATGTTTATCGAGCGGATACACGAAGGGCCTGCAATTTAACAGGCCCTTTTTACTTGTTGATCGCGTTATTTATTGATGGCGCGAGGGCGGCCGTTTTCATCAATCGCAACATAATTAAAGGTCGCATGGCTCACTTTGCTGCGATCGCCTATCTCATCATGGCTAACGGGCTTAACCCAGACCTCAAGCTCAATAGTGATCGAGGTATTGCCGATACGTTGACACGTCCCATAGCAGCAGACTACATCGCCAACACTGACGGGCGATTTAAACGTAATGTCGTTGACTGACACAGTAACGACACGTCCACCAGAGATCTCTTTGGCGAGGATCGCGCCAGCTAAATCGAGCTGGGACATGATCCAGCCGCCAAAAATATCGCCATTGGCGTTGGTGTCGGCGGGCATGGCTAATGTACGAAGCAGCAGTTGGCCGCGGGGGCAGTTGTTTTTGTTGTCAGGCATGGCTCTCTTCACATCTTATTCAAAAGGGGCTAGCCCCTTTTTTCAGGATAAGATTAGAATTGTGACCGCTAACACAGCATTTGGGCAAGTTTTTATTGGTCTGAGTTGCTCTCTTTGGGTAGGTGGCGGTAGATATACACCCCAGTTGCAATCATAAACAGGAAGGTCAGGATCAAGGTGCCGAAGACCTTAAAGTTCACCCAGGCATCAAGCGGCATGCTGTAAGCGACATAAATATTTACCCCGGCTAAAAGCGAAAAGAATCCGATCCAGGCCCAGTTAATGGTGCGCCACACGCGTTCTGGCAGTGTGATCTCTTTGCTGAGCATATTCTTGATCAGCGGTTTACCCATCGCCTCGGACACCGCCAAGCCAATGGCAAACAAGGCATACACGATAGTTACCTTCCACTTGATGAAGTTATCATCGTGAAAAAATAGCGTCATGCCGCCAAAGATGGCGACCAAAACGGCAGTGATGATTTGCATCTTTTCCACGCGTTTATACAAGGCCCAAACCAGTACAACTTGCACCAGGGTGGCGATGATCAGTGCCCCTGTTGCTATATAGATATCGTAAAATTTGTATAAGGCAAAAAAGATAATCAGAGGAATAAAATCAATTAGTTGTTTCATAACGCCGCCGCGTGACTAGGTGTATTTAAGCTAAGTATGTACGCAGTGTACCCAAATGCGCAGGGAGGAGAAACGACAAGGCGGTGAGAGGCCAAATCACAAGGTAGGCGCCTTGGCAGGGGATGCCAAGGCGCGTTGAGGATTAAATCCAATCCCAGCCGAATACCAGTAGCATCAGTATCGGGCAGATAACGCGAACGTAGCCTGGCCAGATTTTCCAAAACCAGGTTTCGCCAAGCTCAGGGCTACCTTGCACCAGCTCTTTCAAGATTTCGTTGCGGTGCCATAGCCAGCCTGCAACCAGAGCAAACAGCAGGCCCAGGATAGGCTGTGCGTACTCGGTGGTGACGGTAACCACTAAACCAAACAGATCGCCAAAGTTGTAAACAATCACTGCCGAGGCAATGGTGATAAGGCCGCCAATCCACCATACCGCTTTCTCTCGTGATTGACGGAATTCCTCGGTTGCACAAGCCACTGGGACTTCTAGCAATGAGATGGCTGAAGTGAGGGCGGCAATGACCATCAGCAGGAAGAAGGCAAAACCGATAAAGATGCCCGCTGTTCCCATGGTGTCGAACATGGCAGGCAAGACGCTGAACACCAGTGTATCACTGCTGAGGAGCGCGCCTGCCTCGCTGTAAATCGCCACACCATTATGTTGGGCAACAAACATCGCCGGCATGATCAACAGCCCGGCAATAAAGGCGATGCCGGTATCCAGCAATGCGACTTGTGCAGCGGTTTTAGGGATGTTGGCGGTCTTGGACAAATACGAGCCGTACACCATCATCACACACACACCCAGCGAGAGTGAGAAAAACGCTTGCCCCATGGCACTCACGACCAATCCCGGCGAGAGGTGCGACATATCTGGGATCAGGTACATCTTAAGCCCTTCCATCGCGCCGGGCTGGAACAAGATGTAAATCACCATGATCACGAACAGTAAAAAGAGGACGGGCATTAAACGTGAAGACCAACGCTCGATCCCGTTAGCAATACCATTACGGACCACCAGAATCGTTGGCACCATAAAGCACAGCATCAATGCGAGGTTACGGGTTTCGCTAAACGACTCTAACCAGGCGGCTGCATCGGTAAAGCCTGTTAATGCAAGCAAGGGTGAGACCATATAGCCCACCAACCAACCGGCCACGATGGTGTAAAAGCTTAAAATGCCAGTCGCGCCGAGTAAGCCGACTAACCCAAGTAACCGACCAATCCATTTTTGTCCGCCGGATACCGCTGACAGTGAGCGAACGGGGTTGGCATTGCCATAGCGTCCAATAGTGAGTTCTGCTATTAAAAGGGGATACGCGAGGACAAAGACCATCAGCAAATAAATAAACAGAAAAACGGCGCCGCCGTTTGAGGCTGTTTGCGTGGGGAAGCCCCAAATGTTGCCGAGCCCAATGGCTGAGCCAGCAGCCGCCAAAATAAACCCTAATCGGGATGAAAATTGTGCGCGTTGTGTGTTTGCCATACCTACTCGATATTGTATTCGATAATTGATTGATTTTTATGGGCGCATACTCAGTTGCGCCCGTCAGATGCTTGCTCAGTGTGTAAACTAATAATTACACATTGAAGCAAGTCATTCCCTCTATAAAGACTCGTCAGTAAACCAGTTTATGCGTAAAATTTGAAGATCATGCCGTATGTAATACCACCGTATGGCTGTATTTCCCCACATTCTCTCTCCGCGTGAATACTTCTTGGTCGTTAGTAAGGGCAATCCGCTGCCTTTAGTGAGTATCACAGTGGCTTTCTCTACTGCAATTATTGATTTAACACATTGTTAACATTGCTGCTTTGGGTCACGTTAACATGCATTATCTGATGTATTTAGCATCATTTTGGTGTGTTAGCTGTCACGATTTTTCCGCCGCTTGTCTTTTTCTAAAGACAAATCATGGC includes:
- a CDS encoding GFA family protein gives rise to the protein MIKQVGQTPIQPEHLARCHCGAVVLALTLPNGIEKPRRCDCSMCRRRGAIVGSVKLAQLRVVAGSEQLSVYSFNTHTAKHYFCSRCGIYTHHQRRSNPSEFGFNIACLDGVNPFELENIPVMDGVHHPADR
- a CDS encoding SDR family NAD(P)-dependent oxidoreductase, whose protein sequence is MTKLAFVSGGSKGIGLGCVMRLVEAGYKVITCSRNKDVWQAAVTEYPALKAVDYQQANLADQASLEQLFRYIREQYSQLDIAINNASPALGSGGLYHQVDMFALKETLNNDFWGHAQCLQYQIKLMETGGAIVNVSSINGLRPTPNAAMYSAAKHALEGLTQSVALEAIRNNIRINAVAPGVTWTPRWDERQTHQPTIKLDVEEQVPAKRFARVEEVVDAIEFLLSDKASYIVGHTLVVDGGLSLA
- a CDS encoding phytanoyl-CoA dioxygenase family protein produces the protein MPARPDFLDNLSPHHGKVVRGVLSPETQTALAAKLDAMPNGQTWYADIYTKAIYGPMVFRDPDLNIADTIEALLPDYRILADLYLEKTPEDQGFPFHTDFDSIGFMERPEDMLTVWIPLTPVKEAGSGQLSIVMEEGAVRLSLIREANQLHSLVRIADPSVPEHPPFQITQQEYDYMEKGKVTPALDAGDALLFCNAFFHKSEDVYQGKRAAYIMRLVPKDAKFSKTRLLALRKLGQNLAVVEELLKTHYPEAL
- a CDS encoding sensor domain-containing diguanylate cyclase, producing MTILTGIQPELDRHQLSELNVDLLSAVLRGADMLVSGDDRLANINHLLAEIGAVTQVSRVWVFQVLGISNTDILQDYVFEWANEKKYAQIRLPHFNHFRSSLAHPEYRELIESRQRGEYQAVITDQLPSSWLKRYLTQQRILSMLTIPIIVDNKWWGTLGFDDCEREQQWSESDVTLLRATGHLIASTVLKNELFSKQRQIDIIKDNTHCSTWQVDVQRGICWCSSEIIGDSSISSIRDSRTYTSRHWLRRIHPRYRRAFFSRVRHFLSPAGNELKMDLQVQRDNGEYTWVEITTNHDPKNKPQGVVAGVMWDISQRKAEEQALMRQAATDPLTQLYNRRQFASDLARFGDKARYRHQPLSLLIIDIDHFKRINDNYGHIVGDQVLEAFASLLEAHLPLHSNIYRIGGEEFACLLPNTDQQAAQHYGSQLCEAIYDHHSILDYSPAIRVSVSIGCAEFDAAMLDAKYLYQHADDALYNAKLSGRNRVVSYA
- a CDS encoding sensor domain-containing diguanylate cyclase, producing MLENVSINKKLPAVMIFFALISMIVAGVVSYINIKVNVEDIIKNNMLSLLQSRKSSLTNYFSSLEDEVLFHGQSPLVREALEKFSQSFDSIPNDREEYLKKVYIRNNPFSSGQRDHFLSPDDGSVYSEKHQHYHPIFLNLVRSNTYYDMFLVDTDGHLVYTVQKDEDYATNLIHGPWKDSSLSKLFSKINDERKPGEIYYSDIDFYEPSNNIPSSFIGIPVFDGSVNYMGALIFQLPIEPINKIMQVTAGMGATGETYLVGSDLLMRSNSRFLDHNNILKTRVDTVPSRDGLQGSSGTGLFTDYRGRRVYSAYASISFKGIKWVMIAEVDQDEVFQPVSEMSQIFLFTNLIVFVFVVFSGYLLGVSISNPIRTMTSTMLRLAKNDLSTNVYISQREDEVGQMAKALVVFKNNAEKREELKSQLEHLANHDNLTGMATRDFAMKKLEIITQASKEKGNYVAVVFVDLDNFKKVNDSFGHQTGDRLLCDIAKTLTESVRQTDVVARVGGDEFLLLLANMPDYNAIKLLVDEVMSSVKTMLSHTDKSSFVSLSVGVSVFPNDDKSINGLVAKSDKAMYRAKSNGKNHYCFWNEQDDIDE
- a CDS encoding DUF6232 family protein: MRKSVVIKQTPTRLCVNDDCYAMHNIVDASVEELTWKDHLLRMLGLGILSASFLFFMLVGELPYAEYLPAVGFVAGALLALLTSAKYVLRIEYSHQDDTGVQWLTIAKSGKKTDKLLFDQHVAQLKRLLTS
- the yciA gene encoding acyl-CoA thioester hydrolase YciA — encoded protein: MPDNKNNCPRGQLLLRTLAMPADTNANGDIFGGWIMSQLDLAGAILAKEISGGRVVTVSVNDITFKSPVSVGDVVCCYGTCQRIGNTSITIELEVWVKPVSHDEIGDRSKVSHATFNYVAIDENGRPRAINK
- a CDS encoding septation protein A; protein product: MKQLIDFIPLIIFFALYKFYDIYIATGALIIATLVQVVLVWALYKRVEKMQIITAVLVAIFGGMTLFFHDDNFIKWKVTIVYALFAIGLAVSEAMGKPLIKNMLSKEITLPERVWRTINWAWIGFFSLLAGVNIYVAYSMPLDAWVNFKVFGTLILTFLFMIATGVYIYRHLPKESNSDQ
- a CDS encoding sodium-dependent transporter is translated as MANTQRAQFSSRLGFILAAAGSAIGLGNIWGFPTQTASNGGAVFLFIYLLMVFVLAYPLLIAELTIGRYGNANPVRSLSAVSGGQKWIGRLLGLVGLLGATGILSFYTIVAGWLVGYMVSPLLALTGFTDAAAWLESFSETRNLALMLCFMVPTILVVRNGIANGIERWSSRLMPVLFLLFVIMVIYILFQPGAMEGLKMYLIPDMSHLSPGLVVSAMGQAFFSLSLGVCVMMVYGSYLSKTANIPKTAAQVALLDTGIAFIAGLLIMPAMFVAQHNGVAIYSEAGALLSSDTLVFSVLPAMFDTMGTAGIFIGFAFFLLMVIAALTSAISLLEVPVACATEEFRQSREKAVWWIGGLITIASAVIVYNFGDLFGLVVTVTTEYAQPILGLLFALVAGWLWHRNEILKELVQGSPELGETWFWKIWPGYVRVICPILMLLVFGWDWI